The genomic window AGTAACTACAAAAGTATTCCTCCCACCAGGGCTTCGGAGAATAAGTAACAAGCCAACCCCTGGTTGCAGTGCtaatgtatgtgtatgcagAATACACTCTtcctgtgtgtcctctgtgaGAGAACTCAGTACTCATTTGCTTTTTAGTTGACCTCAGGACCATCATTTCCTAaccattttttctattttttcctatttttacactttaaataATTTGCTACATTTGTTCCTTCTTTAAATAACTCACATGCTGTAACATTGTGCTCTTCACCTTGAGTCGGTTTGCTTGATCTCTTTCACCACTCCCATCCTTTCCATTTAGTGTTACTCATTTTTCTTCTATAGGAGAAATATTGGTTTCCATGATACTTAACAacaaaattattacattttgttttctctctggacAACATTATAAAAGCTGACATGGAATGCAGTGTGAAGTACATGAGGAACTTCAGAAACAATGTTGTAGTTCCACcgatatacatatatatacatatagtatatgtctatatttatataaatatatattcacGTTAATATCAATGTGCTCATTcatttaacatgaaaaatatacaaGATTCATAATGGCACTTTCTTCCTGGAGTACTTGgtaatgtatttgtgtgtatgtgtgtgtttatgtatctctctctctgtttaaagtTAACAATCCCTTGctgtgctgcagttttatttttcaacagtgttTAATATGACTGTAAACCAATGGACCAAAGTGTGAGCTCACAAAATAAACTGCTACTGTATACCTTAACAAAGCTGTGATGACCAATCTGACagtccacacatacacacacacacacacacatttgctctATACATGTAATTATCACCTGAAGTAGGTGGGTTTATCAGTGAACTGAATTTGTCATTAGGAACCTGGAATGCTTTGATGTGAATCACCTGCTATGACTTGAAGGTGGCAGCCACTGATACCAGCATTCTTTTTCCTTGTTTATCACTCTTACTCTTTACCCTCCCTCTTTTACACAAATGTGTTTCTCTTCCTTTTGGGTTTCAGTTCCTCCCACTCTGGCACATTGTATTACTGCCGTGTCTTGTGAATTTCCTTTAGACACAACAGTGTCACCATGGTAATATGTTGGTTTGTTGGTTAGTAGAAGCTTGTTCATTGTAACATTGTTGACTCAGTTTTAGTGCCTTACTTTTCAACACTgtatataatttattatttgatttaaaaaatatatatatattaaactGGTTCATACATGTGACAAACTTCCTCAAACACCTATACATGCTTATGCAGCTATGAATATACTACCTATTTCAGTGTTGCACCTTAACCACAAAATCACAcagcattttttcatttataaaatcAGACATACACCTCTGTTGTCTTTGCTGATGCTTTATTGGCAGATTTTGTAATTAACAAGGAAAAAGCATAGAAAGTGGATTATCCAACTAgtttctctcaaacacacattgGGATAAAACTTTAGAAACTGAGAATGAGTGtaattattttcacacacaaaagtcaggaaaagaaagacaagcaTGAGGAACAGTGTAAAAAGATGATATTAATGACAAGCAAGATATTCATCATGAAATCAAATGCTAATTCTATCATCACCCTACAGCAGCTGACCTccacctgactgactgactgagtgagcATGATTCTCCCCTGACTCTCCAACAAGGACCCCATTTCTGGTGTAGAAGACCTTGGCCAGAGAGGCACTCATGCTGGAGGGAATGTACTCTTGACATTGTGATCCACCAAGACTCGGTGCACACTCTACTGTgtaggagaagaagaaggtacCATGATTTAACATGCAGGTGTCTGTCACTGTCCCTTTACGTAGATCAAATGAGCACTCACCAAGCAGATCACTGTCCCAGTAAGTATCCTCATCATAAATACTGAATCTaagtttgttttgcatgttgaTGGTAATGGGTCCAAACTCAAAGGTCTCTCGCCATTTAGGATTGTCATTGTTTGATATAATGGCAGTGCGCTTTACCTGGTCACCATACTTGACTTCCACTGAACCATCTGTCTCAGTAAACCTATCACCATACAGATCCTGTGCATAAAGGCTGACTACCTTTAACAGTGGCAAGACCTTTCCCTAGCAGGACAGCAGTTTGACTTGATATTCTGATCACTGTTGCAGACACAAGCACAAGGATCTCTTTTGCTGGATCTGTGTCCAACTTGACAAGATTCTGAACATTTCTTCAACACTGCATTTTTCATGATGTacttctccacctccttcttCAGTCCGGTCCTTGCAGGATGATCACCTGGTAGTATGGTGTGCAGGGGCTTTAGGTTGTATCGGACAACATCAGGTGTGTTCTTCAGTGAGGTAAGCCAGTCATTATAGACAGAGGGGTTTGATTGTCCTTGAAAGAGGGTATCAGCTCTGTCAATGTTTCCACCAGTGACCTCTGTGCTACGCTCATTAAATGTGTTGCTGAAACTCTGGCTAGAGCctaacttcttcttcttttcctgaCAGTGTTTTATCATGCTTTCTATACTGGCTGTTCTTGCAAAGCTAGCCGAGGCCTCAACTAACAAACAATCCTTGacctctgtctctgacagaccATTCATGGTTGCCTGGCAGGTCTTTACAGCAGTGATTGCCTTTATTTCCCCTCCTAGAGACACTTGAATGATGCAATGTGTACCATAGGTGTCGATCAGACTGTGATATAATGGCTCAGTTTTAAGTGAATAGGGAGGAAGGGAATTGATCGCTGATTGAAAGTCATGACTCAGTGGAGGATTTGTTGCCAGTCTGTAGCTGTGaagcacaggaagaacatgaaaaggttacagtgtgttacagttaAAGTTATCCATTTTATTCTcttattactttttttaattaaagcaaaacTTATTATTGTCAAAAACCTAACTAATAACTCAGGTTGAGGAGTATGTTCACAGTTAATGCAAGAAGACAAATATCTGTCCTCATACTCACCCATAGAAGCTACAGTAGACAGAATGGCGGAGGAAGTTGTAGCGGTCTTGTTTTGACTTTTGCATGGCAAAGGTTGATTCTCTGGAGTGGGAACCGCCCAAGCCAACTCCAATAGTAGTACTGGGGTCCACAGGGATGTTAAGGCCAATTTTCCAGTCATTGGACACAGATGATGTGGAGTCATTGACAAGAGTTTCAACAGAGTCATAAGCTATACTGGAGACTGTTAAACTGCACTTGGGGAGGGTTCTCCAGTCCACCACAGCAGCTGGGACCTTCTGCTTTTCCTGATTCATGTAGCTGTTTCTGTACAGCCTGCAAGTGCCATTTCCAAGCTTCCATGTTTCCGTGTCGATGACATAGGCACCTTTCCTCTGCATTGTGACGATGTCGAAGCCTTCTCCACCCAGATTGTAACCAGGGACAAAGTGAGCATTTTCACACTCTTGTGGTGTTCCAATGTAGCTTACACTGGATGGCAGACACAGAGGACTCCATGCCCAATACAGGAGCATGAGTTGCCACAGTCTCGCCATCTGTAGGAAAAACGTACAAAAAGTTAAAATGGCATGGAAAAAAATTTGTGACTGTACAATGCAACAatgcattaattaaaaaaagacataaaacaactgACTTTAAGCAATTTTCAACGCAATGAACTGCAAACAGAAACCATTAGTATCTAGTGTCGTACCTTACCTTGAGTGTCACCAGCAAGCTCTGTTCACTGGCTCACAATTTCCAACTTAAAGTATTGATGTCCGGGAGGTGGAGTCTTGATTGGCTATGGTATGTATTTAGTTATATCAAGTTTTATATTTAACCAACTTCATTCACACATATTTGACCACTCCAAAAGCTAGATGAAACTTTCTGCCCCAAATGAGGAAACTGGTCTTTTGCAGTAGCACATTAACATCATGCAAAAAACCAAAATGATATGATGGTATCACTGAAAAGACTTCAACTAAACAGAGCTGATTAAGAAACATCTAACAATTGTGATATATGAagcaaaactgtaaaaacaaaggaGGAAATCAACGCCAGTATGAGAAGCAGAATCCAagtgtaaattaaaatgtatatattgCAATATAGATATTTGTTAATAATGTATGTTGGTACACAAtatgtgttttacagtgaaactTAGACACCTTATGCGTATGGACCAATAGGAACCAGGTTAGGGTATGCAGAGCATTCACTTGCAAGGCCCACGCCATCAACAGAGCACGTTTGGAGTATTTCTTGACAAAAAGGTGAATGTGTTCATGAGGTTTGATTTCTTGATTCAGATGCAGTGTAGTTTACACTGGGctttaacacagtttttaaGGCCCACATCCCGTGCAGATGAGATGAGATCCTCCAGCAAACCTGACCAGGATACACAAAAagaggatgaatggatgaattgTGTTTAGGCTTTATCATAACCTACAGCAGAATATAGAGTTTCTTTAAATGCaaagctgttagagagagaaaaaacaacaaaggaacAAACCTGTACTTCAACTGTGCAAAGTTGAACATCTGCTGCAAAAATATGAATGCTGTGTGCTGGTTCATACACCTGAAGATATCTATACTGTGATTTGAAATGACGTGTTTTTAGAGGTGGCCAAGATATAGCTAGACACCCTGGGTTTAGCTATGCTGCCATTATGGTGTTTGACACTGACAAGTAGAAAGAagctcaaaatgtaaaaaaaaaaaaacacctgatcAAGATGTATATAAATTTAAGTATAAATGAATGTTAAATAATTGATTACGGCATAGGTGTCCATGCTCTAGTTAACCTTCACAAACAGGGCCTGCTGTAGGAGAACAACTGCATGTTGCTGCCACAACCAATTTTCATAATGAGGATGGTGTGCTTCTGCTGATGTACAGggtttgcattaaaaaaacaaaccaggacAAACTAGGATTGTCATTGTTAGTATGATGACCAAAAGCTTGGTTTTAATGTCATCAGACTATAGAAACTTCCACATGCATTCTTGTAAACATTTGCTTCCATATGAATCATATGAATTTTTGCAACATCTAAATAATAAAGCTGTGTAACACCAAGGGGAGTCTACCTCTCTATATGCACATTATCTCCCATTTCAGACCTTTGAACATGTGTTTCTCTCCATAGGCCTCTTGGTTGCCTCAAACATTAATAACCCTTTTACAGAAACACTCACCTTCAGGGCAGCCTGAAGCAGATTTACAGCTGTCTTTTTTCATGAGACGTTACTGTACTGTTTACTAATACTCAGTGATATTCATGACTGTTTGTGTGACCCCTGACAAATGAGtttcagtaaacacacatatttgtttGAAACATTTTGAGTCTCTGCGGTACTGTATGAGCTTGGTGACTGGCACAGAAGTCCAATAAAAACTCACtgttcaggttcagttcagACAAGCCTCTCAATCACGCCCCTCTAGGTGTCTCCATCATCACCCGTGAGTGCACTGCTCTATCTCCTGCACGAGCTCGGGTTCATTTCCCACCAGAGAGTTTCCAAAAACCAGTCTGCGATACCAAGCATCAGTGCACCTGGGTTCCCGCCCTTGCCCATCACCTGGCCTGCAAAGCACCCAACTCTGTTGCCCACTCCTGCAGGCAGCGGGTCCATGTTTCTTAATGGGTCTGAGCCTGACCTAGCTCCGTGGCTTTGAGCCCCCCTCCCAAATCCCCTCCCCTTTGTAGatgtaagaaaaatatttatttccatGATACCTGGTAATAAATTATTACACCTTGTTTCTGTCTAGACAATTTAACATTTCTAATAATAACGCTTTCTGCCTTGAGTACTTggatacacatgcatgtgtatttatgtgtctgtACTTGCTTTTATGTATTTCTCTTTACAATCCATTTTGGCACTGCACAGTTTTATACTTTGAACCAAAGGACAAGTGTGGGCTCACATAAAATCTACTGTATACAGTAACAAAGCTGTGATGACCAATCTGACagtccacacatacacacacacacaaacacacacatttgctctATACATGTAATTATCACCTGAAGTAGGTGGGTTTATCAGTGAACTGAATTTGTCATTAGGAACCTGGAATGCTTTGATGTGAATCACCTGCTATGACTTGAAGGTGGCAGCCACTGATACCAGCATTCTTTTTCCTTGTTTATCACTCTTACTCTTTACCCTCCCTCTTTTACACAAATGTGTTTCTCTTCCTTTTGGGTTTCAGTTC from Lates calcarifer isolate ASB-BC8 linkage group LG5, TLL_Latcal_v3, whole genome shotgun sequence includes these protein-coding regions:
- the LOC108884572 gene encoding LOW QUALITY PROTEIN: perforin-1-like (The sequence of the model RefSeq protein was modified relative to this genomic sequence to represent the inferred CDS: deleted 2 bases in 1 codon); its protein translation is MARLWQLMLLYWAWSPLCLPSSVSYIGTPQECENAHFVPGYNLGGEGFDIVTMQRKGAYVIDTETWKLGNGTCRLYRNSYMNQEKQKVPAAVVDWRTLPKCSLTVSSIAYDSVETLVNDSTSSVSNDWKIGLNIPVDPSTTIGVGLGGSHSRESTFAMQKSKQDRYNFLRHSVYCSFYGYRLATNPPLSHDFQSAINSLPPYSLKTEPLYHSLIDTYGTHCIIQVSLGGEIKAITAVKTCQATMNGLSETEVKDCLLVEASASFARTASIESMIKHCQEKKKKLGSSQSFSNTFNERSTEVTGGNIDRADTLFQGQSNPSVYNDWLTSLKNTPDVVRYNLKPLHTILPGDHPARTGLKKEVEKYIMKNAVLKKCSESCQVGHRSSKRDPCACVCNSDQNIKSNCCPARKVLPLLKVVSLYAQDLYGDRFTETDGSVEVKYGDQVKRTAIISNNDNPKWRETFEFGPITINMQNKLRFSIYDEDTYWDSDLLGECSFDLRKGTVTDTCMLNHGTFFFSYTVECAPSLGGSQCQEYIPSSMSASLAKVFYTRNGVLVGESGENHAHSVSQSGGGQLL